CCGATCAAACGAAGACCTTAAACGAGGGGGCCTTAGTGCCGTGGAACCCAATCTCTTCTAAGTACTACCCCAGCCTGTTGGCCCAGTACTGCGCGGCCGCCGGGATTGACATGGACACCCCCTTTGAAGACTTCGATGACCAAACCAAGCACCAGCTTTTGTACGGTGATGACTTAACCTTCCACTTCCACTACCAAAATGACTTTGGCGGCATTCGTGACGTCGACGTGACCTTTGAGGGGGTGGTCAATAACGTTTCCCGCCGCTACAAGGAAACGAACTCCGACTTCACCCGCGAGCAGATGCGTAAGTACATGGCCGAGTTGCCGTGCCCAGCCTGCCACGGTTACCGGCTCAACGAACAGGCCTTGGCAGTGAAGGTGGCGGGCCAAAACATTGGTCAGGTTTCGGAACTGCCGATTTCTGAAGAAATTGACTTTTTCCAGCGGGTTCACTTGTCTGAACAAGACCAAGAGATTGCCCGGCCAATTCTAAAGGAAATTCTCGACCGGCTGACCTTTATGCAAAACGTGGGGGTTGAGTACTTGACCCTCTCCCGGTCGGCACGGACCCTCTCCGGGGGGGAGGCCCAGCGAATTCGGTTGGCGACCCAGATCGGTTCCAACTTGTCCGGGGTCATGTACGTGTTAGATGAACCATCGATTGGGCTCCACCAGCGCGATAATGACCGCTTGATTAACTCACTGAAGAAGATGCGTGACCTGGGGAACACCCTGATTGTCGTGGAACACGATGAGGATACGATGCGGGCGGCCGATTACATCATCGACATTGGTCCGGGGGCCGGCGAAGACGGTGGTCAGGTGATGGCGGCTGGGACCCCGAAACAGATTATGCGCTCACGCAAGTCTTTGACCGGTAAGTACCTGTCGGGACGGGAGATGATTCCGGTACCCAGCGAGCGTCGGTCCGGCAATGGCCACGTCTTGACCCTCGTGGGGGCCAAGGAAAACAACCTCAAAGACATCACCGTTAAGTTCCCGCTGGGGAAGTTTATCTGCGTCACCGGGGTGTCTGGCTCCGGTAAGTCGACCCTGGTTAACCAGATCCTCAAGCGGATCCTGGCCCAGCAACTAAACCGGGCCAGCGACAAGCCAGGGCGATACAAGGAGATCCGCGGCTTGGAAAACGTGGAAAAGGTGATCGACATCGACCAGTCACCAATTGGGCGGACGCCGCGCTCGAACCCGGCCACCTACACGGGGGTCTTTGACGACATCCGGGGCCTGTTCGCCCAAACTAATGAGGCCAAGTTACGGGGCTACGGAAAGGGCCGCTTCTCCTTTAACGTCAAGGGGGGACGGTGTGAAGCCTGCCACGGGGACGGAATTATCAAGATTGAGATGAACTTCTTGCCCGACGTCTACGTTCCCTGCGAGGTTTGCCACGGCACCCGTTACAACTCGGAAACCTTGGAGGTTGAATACAAGGGCAAAAATATCGCTCAGATCTTAGACATGACCGTTGAAGAGGCCCTCCACTTTTTCAGTGCGATTCCCAAGATTCGGCGTAAGCTTCAAACGATTCAAGACGTTGGCCTAGGCTACGTTCACCTCGGCCAGCCAGCCACCACCCTGTCCGGGGGGGAAGCCCAACGGATGAAACTGGCTAGTGAGTTGCACCGTCAATCTAACGGGCGTTCCTTTTACATCCTCGACGAACCAACGACCGGGCTCCACATGGCCGACATCAAGTGCCTGCTAGCAGTGCTACAGCGCCTAGTTGACGCTGGGAACACCGTTTTGGTAATCGAACACGACTTAGACGTGGTCAAGTCGGCCGACTGGTTGATTGACCTCGGTCCCGAGGGGGGTCAAGCCGGTGGAGAAATTGTCGCTACCGGAACCCCGGAAGAAGTGGCCCAGGTCCCAGCTTCTTACACGGGTCACTACCTCAAGGAGATGTTGGACCGGGATGCCAAGTGGGCGGCGGAACGGGCCGCTAAAAAGAAGAAGTAAGGACCTTTCTTGACAAAAAGGGGCGCGCCCTCCTATCCTTGATTTAACGATCACGTTCGGATAAATCACCTAATGGAAAGGATTTTAGAATGCAAGAAATGAAACTGGCCAAACTCCAGAGTCTACCAAGCAAGTACTACATGCTAGACCTTGAGTTTGCCACCCATAAAAAGACCCGGGAGCACCTCCCCTTAGAAATTGGGGTGGTCAAGTACCAAAACGGGCGCAAGGTCGGTAAGCAATTCCACCGCTTTGTTTACTGGGCCGACGCCGAGGCCGACGATATTTTGCGTGGAATGGATTACGCCAACGTCACCTACAAGACCTACAAGAAGCAGGGACAGTGGGATAAGATCGTTGCCGACCTCTTAAACTTTATCGACTTTAGCCTACCGATTGGGGGGTGGAACGTCCACGGCGATCTCCAGGTGTTGTTAGAGGCAATTAAAAACCACGGTGGCCCGCTCGTTGATGAGAAGGCGGTCTGCTGCTTTGAAGTTGACGAGTTGGTCAGCTGGTTAGGGGAACTACCCAATAAACCGAGCCTGCGTGGGGTAGGGCGTTTGCTGGGCTTTGACGTCTCAAATATGCACCATGCCCTTTCAGATGTCTTGTTAACCGCGCAGGTTTACGACTACTTAGTCGCCCTGCCGGAAATTGCTAGTTGGAAAAAAGCCCCGACCAATACCAAGTCTACCAAGGAGGCTGGGCGGACCAAGGCGACCAAGAAGGGAAACCGCCAAGTGACCAAGTCCGCCAATGCAACGACCAACACCAATTCCTCTAAGCAGGTGCCGATGGTAATTGACCAACCGGCTGACCGTCACTTGGTTGACCTAAGTGAGCACCCCGTTTCCTTAAAGAAACTGGCCCAAGATGACGGTAGCGTACCGGTGGCGGTGGTCTTTAACCCCAAGCAGGCCCGGATCACCAACGATCAGTCCGTGATTGACCAATTGGCTAATCACTACCAGCATCAATTTAAGCGGGTTTCACCAAAGGAAGCCCGGCTCGGCTTGCTTTTGGACACCAATAGTACGGTGCCACGGGCGGCCAGCAAGAAGAGTGCGCAATTCCGTTACCTAGAAGAGCACCAGGTACCGATTCTGTCGGTCGCTAACCTGGCCAAGGAATTAAATATCAAAACCGAAAAGGGAACCCCCGAAAGTAACTAGGCGTAACAAGAAGGTGGGAACTCACCAACCACGTAGCCCCAAGTGAAGGGCCACGGTTGGTTGGCGCACTTTCTGTCTAACGTTCGTGAATACAGTCGGAGGCCGGGAGAAACGATGCTTCCGGCCTCCTTTTTTGATACGCCGGGTAGCGTTGCTAGGCATGACACGCCCGGTGTGTTACAATAGACGGGTGTTTGAAAAGACGGGAGGGTTTGATAATGGCGGAACAATTAGAAGTGGTCATCATCACGGGAATGAGCGGGGCCGGAAAGACGGTGGCCGTCCAATCCTTTGAAGACTTGGGCTACTTTGTCATTGACAACATGATTCCTAGCGTGGCCACCAAGTTCGTTGACGCGGTTAAGCAGTCCGGTGAAATTACCCGGATGGCAATGGTGATGGACTCCCGGTCACGGGGATTTTACGATCAGGTGGTGCCGTGCGTAGCGCAACTACGGGGGCGTTCTGATCTTACGCTACGGCTCTTATTTTTGGAGGCTACGGACGAGGAGCTAGTTTCGCGTTATAAAGAATCGCGCCGGGCCCACCCCTTGAGTCACCAAGATGGTGTTTTACCAGGCATCATGCGGGAGCGCCAGCTGTTAAATGACCTGAAGTCGCAAGCGGATCTGGTAGTTGATACGACCACCCTGACGCCCCGCCAGCTTAAGCAACGAATTACGGAACGTTTTTCACCGGACGAGGCCCACTCGTTTTACGTTAACGTGATGTCCTTTGGCTTTAAGTACGGGCTTCCCCTGGACGCTGACTTGGTGATTGACGTCCGGTTTTTACCTAACCCGTATTACATTCCAGACCTAAAGCACCAGACGGGGAACGATCCGGCGGTCCAAGCTTACGTAATGGATAATCCGCTGGCCCAAAACTTCTACCAACACTTGTATTCGCTAATTGAAGTCGCCTTGCCGGGATACATCAAGGAGGGCAAGAGTAGTTTGATAATTGCCATTGGATGTACGGGGGGCCAACACCGGTCAGTAACGATTGCTAACCGGCTGGCCGCTGACCTGAAGAATAACCAATACCCAGTTCACGTCCATCACCGTGACGTGGACAAGGCCAACTAACAGAAAGAAGGAGTCGTTTTGATGCATCATCTCCCGAAGGTTGTGGTGATTGGTGGCGGGACCGGCCTGCCAATCATTTTACGCGGCCTAAGAGACCATAATGTTGATATTACTGCCATTGTGACCGTTGCTGACGACGGGGGCTCATCGGGGATCCTGCGTGATTACGTGAACGTGGTTCCCCCTGGCGACATTCGCAATGCCTTGGTGGCCTTGGCGGAAATGCCCCGGATTGAAAAGGATATTTTCCAGTACCGCTTCCGGAGTACCGACCAATTTTTGGCGGGGCACGCGATCGGCAATTTAATCATCTCGGCCTTGGCAGAAATGCGGGGCGGGATTTTTGAGGCCGTCCAAGAACTAGGGATGATGATGAAAATCCATGGTCACATCTACCCGGTTGCCAACGAACCGCTGACTTTAAACGCGGCCTTTGCCGATGGCCGGGTCATTCGGGGCGAGTCGGAGATTACGGCCGCCCACGGGCAAATCGACCACGTTTGGGTTAGTGACGGGGAACACCACCAGCCAGAAGCGGTGCCGGAGGTAATCGAGGCCATTATGGACGCCGATCAAATCGTCTTGGGGCCGGGGAGTTTGTTCACCTCGATCCTACCGAACCTGATGATCGAAAACGTTGGGAGGGCGGTTTGTGAAACCAAGGCAGAGGTGGTCTACATTTGCAACATCATGACCCAAAAGGGGGAGACCGATCACTTCACCGATGCCGACCACGTCCGGGTTTTAAATAAGCACCTGGGAAAGAACTTTGTCGATACCGTCTTGGTCAACATTCAGCCGGTGCCAAACGACTACATTGACTTTAAGGAGTGGAATGAGATTTCACAGCCGGTTACCCATGATTTCCGTACCCTGCGGGAAATGGGGTGCCGGGTGATTTCTAGTAACTTTTTGCGCTTGCGCGATAACGGGGCCTTCCATGATCGCGACAAGGTCGTCGAAGAGCTGATCAACCGGCTCCATGACGTTCATTACTAAACTGAAGGGGAGATTCCATGTCTTACGCTAGCGAAGTGAAGAAAGAACTCACCGGGATCACGGTACACGAAAAAAACGCCCGGGCCGAATTGATGGCCCTGATCCGGATGAACGGCTCCATTGGGCTGGCTAACCATGCCATGATTTTAAACGTCCAGACCGAAAGCCCGGCCATCGCCCGGCGGATCTATTCACTGATTAAGCAACTTTACAAGGTAGAAAGTGATATTCTGGTCCGCAAGAAAATGAAACTCAAAAAGAATAACACCTACGTGGTTCGCTTACGCCACCACGTCCAGGAAATCTTGGGGGACCTGGCCATTTTGGACGGTTTTCAAATCAAGGAACGGGTTCCCTTGGACTTGTTGACCGACGACTTGATGATCAGGTCATACTTGCGGGGGGCCTTCTTGGCGGGCGGTTCCGTTAATAACCCGGAGACGTCGCGCTACCACCTCGAGATCTATTCTTTGTATGAAGAGCACAACGAGATGATCGCTGAAATGATCAACCGCTATGACCTAAACGCCCGCACCACCAACCGGCGCAGTGGCTACATTGTCTACTTAAAGGAAGCCGAAAAGATCGCGAACTTCTTACAGTTGATCGGGGCAACCACTTCAATGCTCGAATTTGAAAACATCCGGATTGTCCGCGACATGCGTAATTCGGTCAACCGGCTGGTTAATTGTGAGAACGCCAATATGGATAAGGTGGCCAATGCCGCCAATCGCCAGGTGGAAAATATTATGCTGATTGAGGCGACGGTGGGGCTAAGTAGCCTCCCTGAAAAGCTACGTGCCATCGCCGAAACTAGGTTGGCTCACCAGGAAGTAAGTCTAAAGGAACTGGGGACGTTGGTACCCGGGGGCCCAATTTCAAAGTCGGGGGTCAATCACCGGCTCCGCAAGCTAAATGCCTACGCCGACGAATTGCGGCAGGGCAAGGCAATCTAAATAATAAACAAGAGGCTGCGAGGAATTTCTCGCAGCCTCTTGTTGTCTTTAAAACTAATGTTCCTGCTCTAGCTTGGTCAAACGGCCCGTATCGGAGGTTGGGCCGCACGCTTCTTTTGATTACCACCGTTCTTTTTGGTAGGCTATTTGCCAAAAGTGGCTTTCGTAAACGGCGCTGCGCTTAAAGGCCGTCGCCATTTGGGTTTGCACGTCCGGGGAGCTAGCGGCTGCGGTTTGGTTAACTAGGTCGAGCATTTGGTTAGTTGACGTGGTGAAGTCGTCGCTAGCATAGGCGTTAAAGAAGGCTTGGTAGAGTGGCTTGGGACTAGTTAACTTGGCCAGGTGGGCGTCAATTTGGGCGTAAAGCCAGTAGCAAGGCAGCAAGCCGGCCACGGCGGCCTGGGGGTTAACCTCATTGAGCTGGTAATACATGTGGCTAATGTAGGCGTAGGCGGTTGGGGCCGACCGGTGTGGTGGCAAAGTCAGTAGCGGTGATCCCTAGCTCCGCGTGCATCTTGTCGCGGATGGTGTCTTCACCACTCCCTTCGTTTAGGGCTAACAAGACCTGAGCTTGATCGGCCGGTAGGTGTTCAGCGATGGCCTCGTGGAGGGCGGCAAAGGCGGTGAGGTAGTGGTGATCTTGGATGAGGTAGTAGCGAAAGGTGTCTTCGGGCAGGGTCCCGTCGTGCAAGGCGGTGATAAAGGGGTGGTCAAAGCTAGCTTGCCAGGTCGGTAAAACGGCTTGGCGCCACTGGTCGGTGTAGTTCATGGTGAGCTCCTCTCAATTTAAATTTAGCCCCAGAATAAAAGAGGGGCACCCCGCTGTCAATCAAAAAAGGCACCAAGCAGAAATAAATTCTGCCTAGTGCCTAGATGCGGGGGTTACTTCAGATTGTTTGAATCCATAACCCCATCCAACAGGCCGTAATCCACGGCTTCTTGGGCGGTTAAGTAGTGATCCCGTTCAGTATCTTGTTCAACTTGCTCGAAGCTTTGCCCGGAGTTCTTAGCAAGAATTTCGTTGATCATCTTGCGGGTCTTCAGGATTTCTTCGGCGGCAATTTGGATTTCGGTTTGTTGACCTTGGGCACCACCGGATGGTTGGTGAATCATCACGGTTGAGTGTGGAAGACCGAACCGCTTCCCCTTGGTCCCGGAGGAAACCAGGACGGATGCCATTGAAGCAGCCATTCCGATCACGATCGTTTGAACGTCAGACTTGATGAAGTTCATCGTGTCGTAGATTGCCATCCCAGAGGTAACCACCCCACCAGGGGAGTTGATGTATAAGTAGATGTCCTTGGTGGAATCTTGGGCGTCCAAGAAGAGCAGTTGGGCAACAATTGAGTTTGCCATGTTGTCTTCAATCGGACCAGATAACATGATGATCCGGTCCTTTAAAAGACGGGAGTAAATGTCATAAGCGCGTTCGCCACGGGACGATTGCTCAATGACGGTTGGTACTAAGTTCATTCAGTTGGCCTCCTTAATTAGCACTAGTTAGTACTGTTTGCTAACTTATGGGGATAGTCTACTCTATAGGTCAAAAAAGGTCAAATCATTTACCCACTCGTTGGCAAAAGTTTTTCACCCCATTGGCATGGACCAGGCCCAATTGGGGGCGTTTTCGCAATCTGTCACACCGTTAACATATTGAGAGAATTATTTTTAAATTAACGTGAACGGCAAGAAGTAACGAGGTGGGGCCATCCTCGATTAGTTGACACTTGGTGTGAAAAAAGTCCGCGAGTAAAGTACTCTCACGGACTCATGCTAGCTTTTTAAATGTTAGGTAGAAAAAAGGTGGAGATGATCAGCATCTTAACCAGATTTCGGCCATAGAAGGCGGTGCTCCCCCCGGGACAGTCGGCGAGCCAGATAATTAGTGATTAGTCATCCAGGTCTTGGCATAAAAGATCTAATTCAGCGCTGGCGCTTTCGGCAGCCAATTGACTCATTTCTGCTTTGTCATCGCCGTTTTTGTAAACGTCTAAGGCTGCTAACATCCGTTCGTGTTTCGTCATGGTCTAGGTCCTCCATAATTATTTAATTGGTTTATGTTTTAAATTGGTTAATGACGAGGGAATGCCCGTCGTTAATTGACAATACCTATCATATCCCTCAATGGTCTAGTTGGCAAGTCCTTTTAATGACCAAATTTAAACAACCGGTTGATATAAATTGGTCTAGATGCTCGCTTTAGGGGAGGAAAATTAATTTAAAAAAGGGGCTTGTCAAAAAGGCGCTGAATGTGTATTATTATATACGTTGCTTGATAACAAAGCAGCGAGGCAAAGAAATGCGCCAAAAGGTAGCGCGCCCTTAGTGTAATGGATCGCACGCGAGATTCCGGTTCTCGAGATCGGGGTTCGACTCCCCGGGGGCGCATTAAAAACGAATATTATGCCCCAGTGGCGGAACTGGCAGACGCGCAACGTTCAGGTCGTTGTATGGGTAACCATGTACAGGTTCGAATCCTGTTTGGGGCACTAAGTTTTATTGTCGTCATTTTCAGGGATGGTTAAATCCTTGGGATGACGGCATTTTTTATTCTTACTGAAAATCAGTCAACATAGTTTTAAATCGAAACTGTGGTAAAACTGAGGTAAAAATTTTTGGCATGGGACCATGTGGGGAGTTATCGAATTAGATAGCTCTTTTTTGTTTGGTCAACTTTGCCGATGTGAAGGTGACTAGTGGGCTTAAGGGGACGGCTTTTTTTCAAGGAAATAAAAAATCCCCGCCGCCCAAATGGGGGAGGGGATCATAATTGAAATTACTTTTCGTCAGCAGGTGCTTCCTTAGCCCACTTACGGATAGCTTCAATCTTCTTTTCTTTTAAAGCCCGCTTGTACTTCGGAGCAATTGGACGCCGGCCTTGAACGCCGTGTGGATGTGCTTTGCGCATGGTTCATGCCTCCTTTATCTCTCTCGTAAATATTTCAACATTCCGATTATAACGAAAGTCACCTTAAATAGCAACCGTCAATCGCCAACGGAAAATCTAGGCGGCATGATTGGACAAGCACAAGTGAAATGGGTACAATGTTGTTTATATTGGTGGTACCCAATTTAGGTGAACTTTGTTAAAAAATGCACGACGATGGCTGTATTTTTTGGCTAATGGTGATACACTTAATGGGTACATGAATTATTTTCCTAAAGGAGGAAATTACAGTATGACTGTAAAGATTGGTATTAATGGTTTTGGCCGGATTGGTCGTTTGGCTTTCCGTCGGATTCACGAACTCAACTCTGACGAAATCGAAGTTGTTGCAATCAACGACTTGACGACGCCGTCCATGCTGGCTTACTTACTGAAGTACGACTCTACGCACGGCAAGTTCCCTGGTGAAGTTTCTGCTTACGAAGAAGGGATCATTGTTGACGGTAAGAAGTACCCAGTTTACGCAGAACGCGACGCTAAGAACATTCCGTGGGTTGCAAACGACGGGGTTGACTTTGTCCTTGAATGTACTGGTTTCTACACTTCTGCTGAAAAGTCCCAAGCACACCTGGATGCTGGTGCTAAGCGGGTTCTGATCTCCGCTCCTGCTGGTAACATTCCTACTGTTGTTCCTGGGGTTAACCTGGACACGCTGAAGGCTGACGACAAGATCGTTTCTGCAGGTTCCTGCACCACTTCTTGCCTGGCCCCAATGGCTTACTTCCTGAACAAGGAATTCGGTCTCAAGGCTGGTACGATGACGACCATCCACGCCTTCACTTCCACGCAAGCTATCCTCGATGGTCCTCGTGGTAAGAAGATGCGTAACAACCGTACTGCAAGCACGAACACCATTCCGCACTCTTCTGGTGCTGCCAAGGCCATTGGTCTGGTTATCCCAGAACTGAACGGTAAGCTTTCTGGTCACGCTCAACGTGTTGGTGTTGTTGACGGTTCCCTGACGGAACTTGTTTCCATCATGGACAAGCACGTTACGGTTGACGAAATCAACGCCGCTATGAAGAAGGCTACGGAAGGTAACGACGCCTTTGGTTACACTGAAGACCCAATCGTTTCCTCCGACATCATTGGCTCCACTTACGGTTCTGTCTTTGACCCATCTCAAACCGAAATCATGGAAGCCGACGATGGTTCCCAATTAGTTAAGACGGTTGCTTGGTACGACAACGAATACGGTTTCACCAGCAACATGATCCGCACCCTGATCCACTTTGCAAGCCTTTAATTGCAAGCTGAATTAAGGTGATCAAAAAGGCGGGAGGAGGCGACTCCCCCGTCTTTTCTTTTAAATAAGGAGGAAGATTTCATGGCTAAATTAACGGTTGAAGATTTAGACTTGGCCGGCAAGAAGGTCTTAATGCGCGTTGACTTCAACGTGCCGATTAAGGATGGTGTTGTTGGCGACGACAACCGGATTGTGGCTGCTTTGCCAACCATCAAGTACGTATTGGACCACCAGGGGAAGGCAATTCTCTTCTCCCACCTGGGCCGGATCAAGAAGGAAGACGACAAGCCGGGTCTGTCCATGCGTCCGGTGGCAGAACGCCTTTCTAACCTGCTGAACATGCCGGTAACCTTTGTACCGGTTACGGAAGGTCCGCAATTAGAAGACGCCATCGCCAAGATGGAAGACGGCCAAGTACTGGTGGTTCAAAATACCCGTTACGAAGACGTTAAGGACGGCGAATACGTTAAGCGCGAATCTGGTAACGATCCAGAATTGGGTAAGTACTGGGCATCCTTGGGTGACCTCTTCATCAACGATGCCTTCGGGACTGCTCACCGTAAGCACGCCTCCAACGTGGGGATTGCTTCCAACATGCCAGGCAAGGCAGCGGCGGGCTTCCTGATGGAAAAGGAAATCAAGTTTTTAGGTGACGCCGTTACCAACCCAGTACGCCCATTTGTTGCCATCTTGGGTGGTGCCAAGGTTTCCGACAAGATCGGGGTTATCAACAACCTGCTCGACAAGGCTGATAAGGTCATTGTCGGTGGGGGGATGACTTACACCTTCTACGCTGCCAAGGGCATCAAGATCGGGAACTCCCTGGTTGAAGAAGACAAGATTGACGTTGCTAAGGAAATCTTGGAAAAGGCTGGCGACAAGTTAGTCTTACCAGTGGATAACGTAGTTGCCGACAAGTTTGCCAACGACGCTAACACCAAGGTGGTTGAAGGCGACATCGATGACGGCTGGATGGCCTTAGACATTGGTCCAAAGTCAATCGAAGAATTTAAGAAGGTGCTGGCAGACGCTAAGACCGTTGTTTGGAACGGCCCAATGGGTGTCTTTGAAATGAGTAACTTTGCCAAGGGAACCTTGGAAGTTGGTCAATTCTTGGGGACGCTTGAAGGCGCAACGACGATCGTTGGTGGGGGTGACTCCACGGCGGCCGCTAAGCAACTGGGCATTTCTGACAAGTTAACTCACATCTCCACTGGTGGGGGAGCTTCATTGGCCTACCTGGAAGGGGACGTTCTTCCGGGGATTGCTGCCATTTCTGATAAGTAAACTTGAAAGGGGTTGGAAAGAAAAAGTTTCCCACCCCTTTTTCGTTTTTTTGTGGAATACAGAGTAGGTTGAATTCCATGTTCTTTTTTACGTGGGGGTGATTGAATGCGAAAACCATTGATTGTCGGCAATTGGAAGATGTATAAGACAATTACGGAAGCGGTCGATTACGTTGACCAAATCAAAGACGCCCTGCCGGATCCGGAACAAGAAGAAGTGGAGTTGGCGGTGCCAACCCTCTTTTTGGAGTCGCTCGTCGAACACACCCGGGGGACCAATTTAAAGATTGTAGCCGAAAACTGCTTTTACCAAGACGAAGGGGCCTTTACTGGTGAGACCAGCCCCTTGGCCCTGCGTGAATTAGGAATTAAGCACGTCATCATCGGCCATTCAGAGCGGCGCCGCTTGTTTTATGAAGACGACGCCACGATTAACAAAAAGGTCCATGCTGCCTTGAGCGCCGGAATTTGCCCGATTTTGTGCGTCGATGAAACGATGAAACGCAAGCAGGAGCACGATCGGATTGTCTGGGTGGTCAGCCAAGTCATTTCCGGCCTCCAAGGGGTCAAAGAAAGCGAGCTTTCGCGGGTGACGATCGCCTATGAACCAAGCTGGGCAATTGGTAGTGGTAACGAGGCGGCCACCCCGCAAGAAGCCAATGAGGGGTGTTACCTGATTCGCCAAACGATTGCCCACCTCTACAACGATGAAGTTGCCAACCAAGTACGGATCCTATACGGGGGTAGCGTTAATTTGTCTAACATCAAGACCTTAATGCAAAAAGACGATATTGACGGGGTTTTGATTGGACGGGCTAGTTTGGACGCCACCACTTTTTTAGAGATGGTTAACTACCAACGCTTTGGTCACTGATGGACTGTTTAAATTTCCCAGGAAATTAGCGATCTGACTTGTTTTAAACTGATCAAAATAATAGAATGGAAGGCGGAATTGCTTTCCAAATAAAATCAAGAGGAGAGAGTCATCTAATGTCACTTATTACAGATATTTACGCCCGTGAAGTCCTTGATTCACGTGGGAACCCAACCGTTGAAGCAGAAGTCTACACCGAAGCTGGTGGTGTTGGGCGGGGGATCGTCCCGTCCGGTGCTTCAACTGGTGAACACGAAGCCGTTGAACTTCGTGACGGTGACAAGGACCGCTTCGGTGGCAAGGGTGTTTTAAAGGCCGTTGCCAACGTTAACAACGTTATTGCTAAGGAAATCGTCGGGATGGAAGTTACGGACCAAATCGCGATTGACAAGGCAATGATTGCCCTCGACGGGACGCCAAACAAGGGTAAGTTAGGGGCTAACGCCATTCTGGCCGTTTCCTTGGCAACCGCACGGGCTGCTGCAGATGAACTGCAAGTTCCTCTTTACAACTACTTGGGCGGCTTTAACGCACACGTAATGCCAACGCCAATGATGAACGTCATCAATGGTGGGGCCCACTCTGACAACAAGGTGGACTTCCAAGAATTCAT
The nucleotide sequence above comes from Limosilactobacillus fermentum. Encoded proteins:
- a CDS encoding phosphoglycerate kinase, encoding MAKLTVEDLDLAGKKVLMRVDFNVPIKDGVVGDDNRIVAALPTIKYVLDHQGKAILFSHLGRIKKEDDKPGLSMRPVAERLSNLLNMPVTFVPVTEGPQLEDAIAKMEDGQVLVVQNTRYEDVKDGEYVKRESGNDPELGKYWASLGDLFINDAFGTAHRKHASNVGIASNMPGKAAAGFLMEKEIKFLGDAVTNPVRPFVAILGGAKVSDKIGVINNLLDKADKVIVGGGMTYTFYAAKGIKIGNSLVEEDKIDVAKEILEKAGDKLVLPVDNVVADKFANDANTKVVEGDIDDGWMALDIGPKSIEEFKKVLADAKTVVWNGPMGVFEMSNFAKGTLEVGQFLGTLEGATTIVGGGDSTAAAKQLGISDKLTHISTGGGASLAYLEGDVLPGIAAISDK
- the tpiA gene encoding triose-phosphate isomerase — translated: MRKPLIVGNWKMYKTITEAVDYVDQIKDALPDPEQEEVELAVPTLFLESLVEHTRGTNLKIVAENCFYQDEGAFTGETSPLALRELGIKHVIIGHSERRRLFYEDDATINKKVHAALSAGICPILCVDETMKRKQEHDRIVWVVSQVISGLQGVKESELSRVTIAYEPSWAIGSGNEAATPQEANEGCYLIRQTIAHLYNDEVANQVRILYGGSVNLSNIKTLMQKDDIDGVLIGRASLDATTFLEMVNYQRFGH